In Oreochromis aureus strain Israel breed Guangdong linkage group 22, ZZ_aureus, whole genome shotgun sequence, the genomic window ATGGCTGGTAGAGAAGCGTCGCGGTGAAGCAGGAAGTAAACGGTGACGTGGCGTTCGGCTCGTTTCCAGCTCCGTGTTTTCAGTCTCAGACTGAGCCACGTCTCTTACGCTGGGACTTGGTGCAGCACTTTGGTCCATTAAGCTAATATTCTTCTGATTGGTCGCCCCTCTTAAacggtgggtggggcttctgtggcTAAGATGACCATATTAGAAAGTCCTCATACAGACTTCGCTGATAATTGAACACCGACACAGATTTAAATCGGGAGAAGCAGAACGGGCCTGCCCTCTACTCCTATCAGAGTCACTTTTAAATAATTTCCAAGTGAAACTTTTTAAACCTGTGAACTCTCTGGTACTCGGGCGCTACAGGTCCTCACAGGCCCCTCTGGTTCCCCAGTAACCGAGACCTGACCCGGGGACCTGAGTTGGGCTGGGTCCAAAATCATATTCAGTCTAATCAGGTTGCGCGGGGTCGGGTCATGCTGTGCTGCAGCAGGTTTTAGAGGCAGACGGAGAGAGGAGGTGGACTACGCTCTGGATTGCATCTATTAGCCCCGCGGCGCGTTCGGATCTTTCAAACGAGGTTTGGGACTGAAATTTTGAACTCCTCGAGGCGACCGCGTTGGACACGTTTGGGTTCGCCATAGAGTAGTTTTTTTATGAATTGATTGTCGGTGTTTTTATGCTCGTTGTTTGAGGAAACGCCATTAGCCGAAGCGTGCAATAAGCAGCAATGTAAATGCATGAGATTTATAATAACATAGGATTAGTTCAGTCTCATTGCACAGTGCAACAATTCAAACGGGCTCTGGATACTCTGCAGCTATAAAATGTGTCTCCCGTGCAGGCGATGAGAAGCTGATCAAGGCTGCGAGAGCATGAAATATGTCCAGCATTAAGTGACACATGGGACAAATAACAGCTTGCCCAATACTAATTAAGTGTTGAAGTacccattttttttcctggcaaatgtgttttttcccccaactGATTGGGGCACCTTTTCAAAGCTTCAACTTTCCTGATAGAAAGTGCACCAAAACCTCATTTTATTATCCGTTAAAATTTTACTGTCAAATGGAAATGTTTTCGTCGTCCTCTCATCTCTCTCGTTCTCTTCATCTGCTTTCGATTGTGCCTCTTACTCTCTGTTCCTCTGCTCTCTACTTATCTTTCCCCGTCTcccttttttcttcctcctgaaACACTCTGTTGTccctttcctctcctcctcctcctcctcctttatgTTTATCTGCGTTCTTTTCTcgctcttcttctcctccattCTTTCGCcgtcttctctctctttctgtctgccAGGCCATGGCCTAGTTAAAATGTCTTCTGCTTTGTGCCTGTTCTCTTTCATTAGCTTGGAAGTTTTCAGACTctcccttctttctttttcgcCTTATCTCTGCGCGCCTTCGccactctctctcctctctctcctcccatttacctgcttttttccttttgtcctCCTTTTATTATTGCActcttctgtatttattcacaCCTatcttcccctctctctccccgtCTGTTTTTACCTCACTTTCTCCGTTCCATTGTGTGGATGATAGCTGTCAGGAGATCTCATCACTGAGTCTCTCTTATTACATGATTACAGGGTAATTATCCTGTGAAGTTGTCTTTGCCCGAATCTATGAAAGGCGCTTAATGTCTTTTTAATGGGGTTTGGAGTTTGgagacttttttttgtcttttgtagtTGCCGTGGACGTCTTCAATTTATCGCATTTACATGTGATTGGCCTGGAACGGCGTGTCCTGATTAAGTGGCACTCTGATTCATCATAATTTTCGAGCGTGGCGTCTCGAGTTGTCAGCCGGACTTCCTTTATTTTTAACTTCTGGCCTTTTGGCGTTGTCAGCAAACGCTGTCGCCTGCCAGGGCCTGATTAGACCGGACCCGACGGAGCCAGTGCGGTGCTAAGACGAGCGCCAACAGACCTGACAGACCTGGCTCGGACATTACAGGAAAGGAGACGCAAAATATCATGTTGCTAATTAAGCTTGGAACCTCCCATCTTACAAAATGATCAGATCTGCTCCAGAGGGTTTCGCCATGACTTGTGGGCAATAAAAATGGCTGACTTTGTTTCCCTAACATGGTTATAGGTACTCTGTAGCCTTCACACGGGAATGCTTGAAATTATTAGCCTAGCAGAACCTGCGAGAAATATCTAGAGGTCAGTAGAGTAATAATTATTCTTTCTGGTAACCATAGAAGCAAATAATAAGTCCCTGTTTAAATTAGAGATGTATGGGAAAAATCAACATCCAGGCCTGATAGTGCCATAAACCAGCAGGGGACGACTCCTCTAGTCTGCGGCCCTCGGCTCACTCGATCTGCGACCTCGgtaacactttcctgatgagtttgtgGTCTCGGGCGCTAGCTTCACGTCTCACTGAACAAACATTAACCCCGTAAAATTTTTGTCCCATTCCagtaaaaactgagcttaaagcAGGTGGGCCCTACCGTCTGACTGTCAGGTGTGTGGTCACGGCGAACATTAAGACCGGATTTTACTAACCAATAGGTGACTAGATCCATGCATGTTATAGAAAACACTAACATGAACTGTTCCAGGTTCCCCATGtgcaaaaaggcaaaaaaatgaaaaaaaaaagtttttccgTCCTTCCCAGGGCTGGACTTAATTTTCTTTGTGCAAGCTTTCATCTGGCTGTATGCTTTGGGACTTTGTGGTGATAGTTTTTAAGTTTAACCTTGGCAGATTCACAGTGACAGCTTTCCCAGCTCTCCTGATAACTATTGATGAAAACTTGACTTTAGAAAAGGGTCTGGAGTTTAGTGTTGAACTCTGAAACCTGGAGCCAGTCTATGGACTACACAGTTCTAGATAGAATCTGTTTGCCACGAtctgggcgatcgtggctcaagagttgggagttcgccttgtaatcggaaggttgccggtttgagctccggctccgacagtctcgtcgttgtgtccttgggcaacacacttcacccgttgcctactggtggtggtcagagggcccggtggcgccagtgtccggcagcctcgcctctgtcagtgcgccccagggtggctgtggctacaatatgtgaatgtgtgtgtgaatgggtggatgactggatatgtaaagcgctttggggtccttagggactagtaaagcgctatataaatacaggccatttaccatttactgtcGACAAATCCAGAAACCTGTTATCGACAGCAGCATAAACAGCTGATTTGACGCTGGTAGGCAGCAACTCTGGTTTGGTAATCTTGTTCTATACGTTCTGTTTGCGGTGCTGACTTTGTGGGTTTAGCTCGGTCTGGCTACAACAGTTATATAGTTAATATAAGATGATGCAACCAAAGAGCACGTGTGTCCTAcaacttgtgtttttttcctcatgCAATCATAAAACTTTGGTTCAGAGGACATTTTTCACTGTGCACTCGGTCAGTTTCAAACTTTAGTCGAGGTGTCCGTATTTTATCCACTGGGGATCTGGACAGCAGGTGGTAACGCTGATGTTTgagcagtttccagttcatggcagGTCTGTTCTGACCAACCAAAGCAGCTTTCACCCTCTCAGCTGAGGGTGAAAGTTTGGATAGTTTTTCAGACCATGGCGCAGtagctgcacttcctgagaagAAACAGTGGATTGAACGGATGATCTTGGAACATGCAGTCCTTTAGAAATGACTCCAAAATATCCCTGACTTATCTAAGCTCTCCGGATTTTCACATGTCGCCGTGTGTCAGTCAATCGAACGATTTATGTGTTGGCACAGAGAATCCACCGTGGCTGGTTAGGACATCTAAGTGGGTGTTCTTGACCTTGGGTATATATTATTTTCACCGTGTTTATTTCAggaaatctaaaataaattaaaacttgtTCACTAAATTATTGAGTTTGTTTCGTTTTCTCATAATCTTAGAGGTTGTGAAATAATTCAGCTCCAGAAAAAGTTCTCAGAAATTGTGAAATATGAAAGCCTAGCATTACTAAAACATGCATGACCAAGATGATAAACTTTTGATTAAAACTGTATCCATAAGTGATTCTCTCCACTCTCTTTTTTCCTGTGCTGATTTCACCTTGCTCAAACAAAGGATGTTTCATCAAAAAGGCTTGTTTACCAAAGTGCAGATTATCTAgtttcccccctctctctttcattGCCCATCATGCACTTTTCCTGTTGTTTATCCTGTTTTGAGTGAACATCAGACACAAACATTATCGTAGTGACGTCTTTCTCTCTCCGACATGTTTTTCTCTGATTTTTAGCCCTTTCTAAGTGGCTGCCTCACAGCTCACTGAACACAAACAGTATTAACGTGtcgttttctctctttgtcttcGTCTCCACGCAGCTTGAACGCCGCTGCTGTCTGTGATGCCCTCCCATGACGCCGAGGTCGGTAGCTGACACTGCCAGTGAGCGGGAGACGCCACTGCACAACCGGTCCTGGGCCAGCGCCGTCAGCCGGTTCTCGCCCTCCCTCTCACACACTGGAGACTCCACATCCAACCGCCTACCACTATCCACAACCATCTGCTCCGTTCCGCCCCAGTAAGGACCCCCCAACGCCGACACGCTGACGTCCTCGACCaccagcagtagcagcagccaAAAACAATATCGTCAACACGATCAGCAACACcagcaccatcatcatcaccagcagcagcagcagcagcggccgCAATCATGTCCAGTCGTAGAAAGTCCTCCACCCCCTGCATGGTCCGGGTCGTCAGCGACCTGCCTGATGAACAAGATGACCCGGAGGAGGTGATGGACATGGAAATAGTGGCAAGCAAAGATGTGAGAGAAAATGAACCACCTGAATCTGCGAAAAAGAGTCAAAACCTCATGAAGGATAATGGAGATAATCCAGACCGGaaatcatttccaaaacacttaGACAAAGAGCAGCAGTCTGGATGTGAAGATCACCCCCCTGTCATCGAAGATGTAGAAGCCAGAGGGGGAAAGGACAAAGAAGCGCCAGAATCCGACCCGGTGTCCCAGAAGAAGCAGGGAAGAGGTTACGAGTGCAAATACTGCCCGTTTTCGACGCAGAacctgaatgacttcaaagagcACGTGGACTCGAGCCATCCTAACGTCATTCTAAATCCACTGTACCTCTGTGCTGTCTGCAACTTCAACACCAAGAAGTTTGACTCGCTCACAGAGCACAACGAGAGCCAGCACCCAGGTGAGACGAACTTCAAGTTCAAGAGGATAAAAATGAACAATCAGACTATCTTAGAGCAGACAATCGAAGGCAAGGACAATTCAGCTGAATGCGATGTGACAAATGAAAAAGGTGAAAGCCACAGCAGCTCTGTGTTTCCACCTTGCATATCTACCACAGTGAAATCTCCGGGTAGTGTGCATACGCTCTTTGGAGGGAGCGAACTGAAAAGCCAGCTGGACGGTTTGATCCAGAAGGACCAAATCACAGCAGTGAACATCAACGGAACAGTCATCATCCCTGAACCCACCATCGTCCAAGGGCTCTCCCATGTCACCCCAATGCTCCAGCGTCCACCCAACTTTAACTCTGTACCAAAAATAGCCGTTCCCTTGAACACCACCAAATATAACCCTTCTTTAGACAACAACCTGACGCTGATCGCCTCCTTTAATAAATTCCCTTACCCAACACATGCTGAGCTGTCATGGCTTACAGCTGCCTCCAAGCACCCGGAGGAACAGATCAAAGTCTGGTTCACTACCCAGCGGCTGAAGCAAGGTATCACTTGGTCCCCGGAAGAGGTGGAGGAAGCCAGGAAGAAAATGTTTAATGGTTCCATCCCTCCTGCTCATCACACATTCACCGTCTTGCCTACAAGCCCCGTCTCTCAGCCGTCTGCCAAAGCCTCACAGCAGCCCATCGTCCACACGACAGTCGAGCATCTCGGTCACGTCCGAACGACTGCGCCCAATGGGCTAACTGTAGTCACCACCACAAACTCCCCGGCAGGCTCTAGCCACTCCCTTAAGCGACCCCTGGCGACACAGCTGTCAACAGTGTTTGGGCCAGAGTCCAAGCGACCCATCATGGCAGTGGCGCCCCACTCTGGTGACCCTAAAGACAAGGTCCTAATGGCTCCTCCcccaccacctcctcccccaAAAGGCCGCCTCCCAATGGCTCCACCTCTTGTTCCCATGGAGATGAAAAGACCTGTAGCAGTTCCTCTGGTTACCACAGAGATGAAGAGGTCATCCGCTGCTGTGCCTTTAATGCCACCGCCTCCatcgtcgtcatcatcatctttgTCTTCCAAAGGGAAGATTCTCTCGGCGTCAGGAAATCCCAAAACAAAGCCGGTGGTGTCTCTGCCCTCCATAGTCTTTCCAGAGTCGTTAACAAGGCCAATGATTGCCCCCCCACCGATCTCTGTCCCTCCGTTCAGAAACAGTCTACTTATTCCCCGTAGCGTGCCCGTCTCTTCCAAAGAAAAACACCCCAGTTCTCACAGTTTGCCAGCTTCTGATTTAAATCTGCCGAACTCCCCTCCGCTCATTACTTCGCAGGTAAGGAGGCCGACAATTATCCAGTCCATCCGTGCTCCGGCTAAAGCCCCATCCCAGATTTCAGCGTTCTCCTTGGATGGCAAGAAATTAAAAGAGCAGCAAGGAGTGGAGCTGAAAGCCAGCTACCCCAGAGGAGACAAGGTAGTCAGTCCTCTGCCAGAGGCCAATGGAACGTCTCGAATGGACAGCAAATGGCCCTACGATCAGACCGCTCCTGGTCACAATAATGGAATCATACATTTGGACAGTGGGGACATCCCAGCAGTACCAAAACCAGATTTTCAACATAAGTCCTCGGTGCTGACCCAGTTCCCCTTGCTGGAGAGGATGAAAGGAAAAACGGCAAAACAACTGAAGATCTTGGAGGAGAACTTCTTGCGGAACAGCTTTCCCACACACAGCGACGTGGATAATCTCTCAGCCATAACCCGCCTGTCTCACCAGGAAATCGACAGCTGGTTTGCAGAGCGCCGCGCGCTTCGTGACAACCTGGAGCAAGCCCTTCTGAACTCCATGGGCACTAAAAGGATGGGCGGCAATGGCATTGGTGCCATCACTGAGAAACAGCTACATCAGCACCAAGCACTGCAACTTAATGGGATTCACAAACCAAGCACCGGTGTAGGCTTCCTTAAAAGCCCTCCACCAACTTCACACCCCCTGTCCATGATTGTTCCTGGCACCATTGCACCTTCCGTCCCCAATCCGAATTCCTGCTCAGTGCCTCCAGACGGCCGATCCCTGGCGCTCCTCAAGGACGATTTTGCTCAAACTCGGTGGCCTTCCCCTGAGGAGTTCAGCCAGCTGGAGGGTCGGACAGGACTGGCTCGTGGAGAACTGGCCCGCTGGTTCACCGATAGCCGGCTGCAGAGCGGCAGCATGGACTTGGCAGAACTTTTTCACAACAATGGTGTGAATGGAGGACAGGGGCCGCCTATGTGTTCCCCTGAAAACGTTCCACCCAGCATCATCCAGCGCTGTCAGGAAGGAGCcgtaacaaacaacaacaacaacagtaagGTGCTGGAGGTTGAGATGGGCTGGCTGATGGACCAGCGCACCAACAGCCTCAACAATCAACAGCACGATGAGCTCCAAGACCAGTTTGCTGGCAGGTACTTAATTTCACAGTTCTTTACTTTGACATGTTTTCTGTTTAGCAGACTtgaaatacacagaatataaaGTGGTTACCTTCATACAGTCCAACAGATGGCCTTATGCGTAGGGTTAACTAGgttttagccacatgctaaacaaTCAGATTCAGAAATGAGAAGATGTTTGCTTTTGATAATAACTGAAAGGCAATCTGGTGTTAGCGGTTAGCCTCTTAGCCACCTCCAGACCTGGACCACTACAGACCGATCCATGGTTAGGGCAGGGTTTCCTTTTAACCTCATGCTAAACAGGCAAATTTTCAGAAACCTAAGTTCAAAATTTTGGAAGGATTTTTTTATGAAAAGCATTTTCATTTGCTGTGGATGTCAACCTTTTTGAAATTTTGAAAGTTGCAAGTTTACCAGCTAAGAGTCCATGGTTTATTCCCCTTTGACGACTTTCGGTTCACTTTTTGCTGGATAGTAAGTTTAGTTTTCACCAGCTGGTTTAGACCTCATTACCACAGGCCTGTGGGCAATCCACTGGTAGTCACTGGTCCTAAGTGGAAAGGTGTGTATTTCGCAAGTGTTCACCAGGGTTTGATGGAACATGCTAGCATCAAATTGGTCACAAAGAGGTCCACAgtgctgcactgaaaacctcAGAATTGTTTTGGTCGCTAACAGGTTGCTGCAGTTGTCCTTAATTTGCATGGAAGCCacagacttgtctgcaaacatttacCAAGCGGAAAATTTGTGTTTGCAGACCACTTGGTGGCTTCCCTACAGACCAGCCTGCAGGCCTGTGTAACCAGTCATGCCCAAAGTGTGGGCCATGAAGGCAGATAAAATTACTGTGAAATGTTTACGATTACATTTTCCATAAAGCAAACAATCAAAattaacaaaactaaactgttAATGGGATTTAAGCTGCATGTCATTCTTAATTTATCTGCCCTCGTTTGATCTAAAAGAagattttaaaggttttaaaacGGAGTGATGGCTATCATGATTCAACATCAGCAAGGTAATCAAGACATCAATACGAGTCTGTGAAAACACAAAGAAGGAAATGCTCCGTCTCAGCCCGGTGTGTCGATCAGAGATGTGATTTAAGGTTTCAGTCTTACATTTGAGAAGCGCTTTGATTCGGTGCCCTGGGAACGAGAACAGGATGAAGATATAATGTGgaactttttctgcttttgcttttttactgaaatgtttttaaaagcagGCCGTGTAGTGAAGGACTCTTACAATGCTGCGTAAGTATATGTAAAGTGACTGAATAATTTGCCACAATTGGCAGAGAAACACAGCAAATTAAGCCCCGAAATCACGGATACGTAGTCCTACACTGACAGCTGCTGCCAGCTCTCTATAATTCCCCCGTGTCTCAGTGTGACCACCTCCTTTATTATGTAGATGAAATGATGGAAATGAATATAATTTTTCATAAAGAGTCGAGTCAATCTTGTTCCTATATCCCAGTCACAAAATTCCACCTCGCTCCTTCACTTCTCCTCGATAATTCCTGCAGTCAGTGTTTACCGAACTGCACCCCTGGTACTTTCAGCACCGTTTTCTACCCACTGACACCTTTTGTGGTGACCTGTGCAGCCAAAATAAATTTGCGCTTCCCCTCGGCGggcttgtgctgttgttttctAGTTGCCACATTAACATTGTTTTCAGGACATTAACCTACAAATCTACATGACTCTATTTAGTCTGCCTCTCCTTCAAGGAGCTTGGGACATGTTTGGCCAAATAACACAGCCATTACGTTGGAAACCAATATCTCCACTATAATTTGGGCAAGGCTTTTATTCTTCCCGTGAGCCTGCTCCGGGTTTCTGGCTCAGCCTTTGAAAACACCGCGGCGTGAACCTGCACTGACAGCACACT contains:
- the LOC116317379 gene encoding zinc fingers and homeoboxes protein 2-like → MSSRRKSSTPCMVRVVSDLPDEQDDPEEVMDMEIVASKDVRENEPPESAKKSQNLMKDNGDNPDRKSFPKHLDKEQQSGCEDHPPVIEDVEARGGKDKEAPESDPVSQKKQGRGYECKYCPFSTQNLNDFKEHVDSSHPNVILNPLYLCAVCNFNTKKFDSLTEHNESQHPGETNFKFKRIKMNNQTILEQTIEGKDNSAECDVTNEKGESHSSSVFPPCISTTVKSPGSVHTLFGGSELKSQLDGLIQKDQITAVNINGTVIIPEPTIVQGLSHVTPMLQRPPNFNSVPKIAVPLNTTKYNPSLDNNLTLIASFNKFPYPTHAELSWLTAASKHPEEQIKVWFTTQRLKQGITWSPEEVEEARKKMFNGSIPPAHHTFTVLPTSPVSQPSAKASQQPIVHTTVEHLGHVRTTAPNGLTVVTTTNSPAGSSHSLKRPLATQLSTVFGPESKRPIMAVAPHSGDPKDKVLMAPPPPPPPPKGRLPMAPPLVPMEMKRPVAVPLVTTEMKRSSAAVPLMPPPPSSSSSSLSSKGKILSASGNPKTKPVVSLPSIVFPESLTRPMIAPPPISVPPFRNSLLIPRSVPVSSKEKHPSSHSLPASDLNLPNSPPLITSQVRRPTIIQSIRAPAKAPSQISAFSLDGKKLKEQQGVELKASYPRGDKVVSPLPEANGTSRMDSKWPYDQTAPGHNNGIIHLDSGDIPAVPKPDFQHKSSVLTQFPLLERMKGKTAKQLKILEENFLRNSFPTHSDVDNLSAITRLSHQEIDSWFAERRALRDNLEQALLNSMGTKRMGGNGIGAITEKQLHQHQALQLNGIHKPSTGVGFLKSPPPTSHPLSMIVPGTIAPSVPNPNSCSVPPDGRSLALLKDDFAQTRWPSPEEFSQLEGRTGLARGELARWFTDSRLQSGSMDLAELFHNNGVNGGQGPPMCSPENVPPSIIQRCQEGAVTNNNNNSKVLEVEMGWLMDQRTNSLNNQQHDELQDQFAGRLRQQSVAELKNGGQNGGVLGGAREVFGTWLEDSRRGRELLVDREKKMAEDASGRLTG